A window of the Amycolatopsis solani genome harbors these coding sequences:
- a CDS encoding ABC transporter ATP-binding protein, with protein sequence MIDATAIGVRAGEHWLFDDLDFSVEPGECAAIVGPNGVGKSTLMRCLYGMQRPQRGRVLIDRKVPDERDVEFRRKVSVLFDESDFFAELTPLQHLELLAGSFGADLGDHEELLRDAGLGERMRVTAGHFSAGQRRRLLLLGVTARPHRVLLLDEPERALDAAGKDWLVEVIARSTAAGAAVVVATHHPPLLEAADSVLELW encoded by the coding sequence ATGATCGACGCGACGGCGATCGGCGTCCGGGCCGGCGAACACTGGCTGTTCGACGACCTGGACTTCTCCGTCGAGCCCGGCGAGTGCGCGGCGATCGTCGGGCCGAACGGAGTCGGCAAGTCGACCTTGATGCGGTGTCTCTACGGGATGCAGAGGCCGCAGCGAGGTCGTGTTCTGATCGACCGCAAGGTGCCGGACGAGCGGGACGTCGAGTTCCGCCGCAAGGTGTCGGTGCTGTTCGACGAGTCCGACTTCTTCGCGGAGCTGACGCCGTTGCAGCACCTCGAGCTCCTGGCCGGCTCGTTCGGCGCCGACCTCGGCGACCACGAGGAGCTGCTGCGCGACGCGGGTCTCGGCGAGCGCATGCGTGTCACGGCCGGGCACTTCTCCGCGGGCCAGCGTCGACGTCTGCTGCTGCTCGGCGTCACCGCACGGCCGCACCGAGTGCTGCTGCTCGACGAACCGGAACGCGCGCTGGACGCGGCGGGCAAGGACTGGCTGGTCGAGGTGATCGCCCGCTCGACGGCGGCCGGCGCGGCGGTCGTGGTGGCCACGCACCACCCGCCGCTGCTCGAAGCCGCGGACAGCGTCCTCGAACTGTGGTGA